The Candidatus Poribacteria bacterium sequence CCGATGATACCTTCCTTCACCATCGCTTGTGCTTTCCGGATGCCGGGGTTGACATGGTTCTGTTGATGGATGGCGAACTTAGCACCGGAGGCTTCCCCAGCAGCGACCATGTCATCCGCTTCGACGAGGTCAATGGCGATAGGTTTCTCACACACGGGGCATGATGCCCTCGTGTCTGTGTAGCGATGGTAACGAGATCTAAATTCGCTTCATCATACATCTGATCGAAATCAAGGTAACGCGCTTCGACGCCATATTCATCCCCCGATTTATTGACAGCGTCGGGGAAAATATCGCAGAGTGCAACGAGTTCAAATTCGGGTAGGTCGTTGAGGACCTGAAGATGATGGCGACCCATGCCGCCGCATCCGACAAGTCCTGCACGATAGGTTTTGGACATGATTGTGTCTCCTTACATGAAACGTAATGTGTGATGTGTCCCCTGATCAGCTTGTCACAAGCTACAATCACCGAAGTCGAGACTTTTTCAATGCTTTTAGGAGTTACGCACTTGAGTTTGTAGTAGCGCAATTCATTGCGCGTTGCGAAGGAATGAAAAAAGCCGTTTTCCCATGTTGCGCGGAGGAAAACGGCTTTTTGACAAGTACGGGCAAACAAGCGTTTGTCCCTTCTGGTTTTTTAATCCGCAGCGGAGGAGTATACCTCTGAGCCCGC is a genomic window containing:
- a CDS encoding Gfo/Idh/MocA family oxidoreductase, which translates into the protein MSKTYRAGLVGCGGMGRHHLQVLNDLPEFELVALCDIFPDAVNKSGDEYGVEARYLDFDQMYDEANLDLVTIATQTRGHHAPCVRNLSPLTSSKRMTWSLLGKPPVLSSPSINRTMSTPASGKHKRW